The genomic DNA ACCGCCGGTTGGGTTTGTAGTGGTGATCAGAGTGCCGCTGGAGATTGATCAGCAGCCAGTTGGAGGCCCGCTGAGATGCATTCCATGAATGCCTTGGCAGCACGTGTTCATATTTGCCATCGCCCAAGTGTTTGCGTGTGAGCCCGTAGTGTTCCACATAGTCGACCAACTCGAGCTGGAAGACAGCCCAGAACGCCTGTGTTGCGAACAGGAACACGCCCCACCAACCGCCGATGCCCCATGCAAGCAGGATAAAACCGGCTTCGAGCGCCCAATACCGCCAGAACGGGTTGGACCGATGAAACCAGGGCAATTCCTTGCGCGCCAACATCGCCTTCTCGGCTTTGAAGGATGATACAAGTGATTGGTAAAGCACGCGCGGGAAGAAACGATAGAAGCTTTCACCGTAGCGCGCGGTCACCGGATCGCGTGGCGTCCCGATATAGCGGTGGTGAACCAGCAGATGTTCGGACCGGAAATGCGCATACAGCACCGATGACAAAAGAATATCGGCCATCCACCGTTCCAGTTTGGGCTTTTGGTGCATCAATTCATGCGCATAGGTGATCCCGATTGTGCCGGACAGAATGCCAAGTGCTGCAAAAAGCAACCACTCTTCAAACCTGCTCAGATGACCGGATTGGACCACATAGAGCATGATCCAGAAGAGTGTAACAAGTTGGATCGGTGCCCATAGAAGCGTGATCAAGCGATACCAAAACAGCTCGCCTTCGGGCGTTTCAACATCCGGGTTTTGCGTGTTCAGCCCTGCGAAATAGTCCAGAGCCGTAAAAAGATACCATGTCGACAATGGTAAAAGAGCAATTGCCCAGCCTCCCTGAATCGCTGCAAAAACTGCGAGTGGCACCAAACCAAGCGACAACCAGAATGGAAGCGCGCTTGGTAGCTTTCCGATCTTCAAGTCTGCGGGGCTGTTTGCCATTTCATGTCCAAAACTATGCGTACGAAAATACTAGGAGGGGCGGTTCTTTTTCTCAATCGTCGCGTAACGTCACACTGGCAAGATCAAACACCTTGCGCATCGCCGTCGGTAACGCAGTTGGGTTAAATTTGGCTTGAGACAGGAATTCACCGCGCAACGGCTGCGTCGCTGGACCCGTCCGCGCGACCATAATCTTAAGCCGCAAATGAAAATGCGTAAACGTATGCCGCGCCTCTTCGGTTAACTCTCTCCAATCGGCTGCGAACGGCGGCTGTGGTTCGGGGTTGTCACCCCACTCAGACCCCGGCCACCCCAGCATCCCGCCAAGCAAGCCGGTCTCCGGACGCGTCTCGAGCAGCCATGCCCCGTCGGTGCGGCGCGCCACATATACAATTCCGAATCGCGTGGGTGTCTTTTTCTTGGGCGTCTTCTTGGGCAGTTCCGCTGCGGTACCGGCGATGCGCGCGGCACAATCATCACGCCACGGGCAAATGCCGCAAGCCGGACTGCGCGGCGTGCAAATCGTGGCGCCAAGATCCATTACAGCCTGCGCATAATCCCCTGGGCGTGTCTGGGGCGTCAGTTCCGCGGCCCGTGCAGTCAGTTCCGCCTTTGATCCGGGCAAGGGCGCGTGAATATCGTACAGGCGCGCCATGACACGCTCGACATTGCCATCGACCACGGTCTCGGGCCGGTCAAAGGCAATCGCAGCAACAGCCGCCGCTGTGTAGGGGCCAATGCCGGGCAGTTTTAGCAACTCTGCATAGGTATCGGGGAACACGCCGTCATAATCGGCAACCACTGCGCGGGCACATTTCAGCAAATTGCGGGCGCGGGCATAATACCCCAAACCCGCCCAAGCGGCCATGACATCGGCATCATCAGCCGCCGCCAAATCCCGCACCGTGGGCCAGACTGTCATGAATTTGCGGTGATAATCACGCACCGCCGCAACAGTTGTCTGCTGCAACATGACCTCGGACATCCAGACGGCATAAGGATCAGGCAGGACACCCGCCTTACGATCGGCCGGGGCAACACGCCACGGCATTTCACGCGCATGGGTGTCATACCATGCCAAAAGCTCTGCACTAAGGTCACGCAATGTTTATTACCCGTTTCAAACCGCCCCGCAGACTTGGCGCGTCTTTCATCTTAGAGTAGGGCTTAGACATGAAAGAACCACGTCCTACCAGCACCACGCGCGGATTTTCCCGCGCGGCGACGTTGATGCAAGGCAAAGTGCGCAAAGCCAGCGAGGATCGCGGCTTTGCTGTGACCCGCCTTTTAACGCATTGGGCAGAGGTAGTGGGTCAAGCGACGGCACAAATCGCCACACCTGTGAACGTCAGCTACGGCAAGGGCGGCATGGGTGCGACGCTGACATTGCTGACAACAGGGGCGCAGGCCCCCATGTTGGAAATGCAAAAGGAGCAGATTCGCGAAAAGGTAAATGCCTGCTACGGCTACCGCGCTATTTCGCGGGTCCGGATCACACAGACAGCGCCAACGGGCTTTGCCGAAGGGCGCGTGGCCTTCGGGCACGCCCCAAAAGTCAGGAAAACACCTGATCCAGCCGTGCAAATGGCCGCAAAGGCCCTATCTGAAACAGTAGAAAACGAAAAACTGCGTGCAGCGCTGACGGCGCTGGGCGCAAATGTCTTAACAAAACAAAACTCGCATCAGAGGTAGATATGAAACGTAGAACTCTTTTGGCCGCAGGTGGCAGTGCATTGGTCGCGCTGGGCGCTGGTTGGACACTGACACGGCCTGACCCTGCAACAGGGCTTTTGCCAGGGGCGGCCATGGCGCAGGGTACCGATGGTGCACTGCCTGAAGTGATCGAAATGGTTCTGGGCAATCCCGATGCACCGGTTGAGGTGATCGAATATGCCTCTTACACCTGCCCCCACTGTGCGTCGTTCCATGCCAACCAGTATCAGGCGCTGAAGGAAAACTATATCGACACAGGCCGTATTCGTTTTGTCTACCGCGAGGTCTATTTCGACCGTCCAGGCCTGTGGGCGTCAATGATTGCACGTTGCAACGACACGCCTGAGTTCTTCTTCGCCTTCTCAGAGCTGCTTTACACAGAGCAACGCAACTGGCTCGCCTCTGGTGATCCGGCCACAATCGTTGAAGAGTTGCGCCGCTTGGCCAAGACGGCAGGCATGGATGATGCGGCACTTGATGCCTGCCTCAGCGATGCGGCCAAGGCCGAGGCCTTGTTCACGTGGTATCAGGAAAATGCCGATCGTGACGGGATCACAGGCACGCCAAGCTTCCTGATTGACGGCCAGAAATATTCCAACATGGCCTATGACGAATTCGCTGCTATTCTGGACGGGAAGCTGGGCTAGATCAGCCCGCGCATGAACTGAAAGAATTGTAATGAAGCCTCTTGCGGGCCTGAAAGTTGTGGAACTGGCGCGGGTCCTTGCGGGCCCGCTTGCCGGTCAGACACTTGCCGATCTTGGGGCCGAGGTGATCAAGGTCGAAAGCCCCCAAGGCGATGACACGCGCCAATGGGGTCCTCCCTTTGTCGATCACGAGGGCGAACAGGCCGCCGCTTATTTCCATTGCTGCAATCGCGGCAAGAAATCGGTGGTCATTGATTTTCGCACCCCAGAAGGTCAGGCGCAGGTACGCCGCCTTGTGGCGGACGCCGATATCCTGATCGAGAACTTCAAGGTTGGCGGGCTGGCCAAATACGGCCTCGACTACGACAGTCTTTCCGCGCTTAACCCCCGTCTTATCTATTGCTCGATCACCGGCTTTGGCCAGACCGGGCCCTACGCCAAACGCGCGGGCTATGACTATATCATTCAGGGGATGTCAGGCCTGATGTCCGTCACAGGCCCCCCTGACGGGCAGCCACAGAAAGTGGGCGTCGCGGTCACGGATATTTTCACCGGCATCTATGCCTGCACAGGTATCCTTGCGGCCGTGAACCAGCGGCACACGACGGGCAAGGGCCAGCATATTGATATGGCGCTGATGGATGTCGCGACTGCCGTGATGACCAATCAGGCGATGAACTATCTGGCAACGGGGAACGCGCCCCGGCGGATGGGCAACGCGCACCCCAATATCGTGCCCTATCAGGTCTTTGACTGCGCCGACGGGCATATCATTGTCGCCAGCGGGAACGACGGGCAGTACCAGCATTTCTGTGTACTTCTGGGCCTGCCGGAATTGGCGGCGCATCCCGACTATGCGACCAATGCAGCGCGTTTGAAGAACCGCGATGCGCTAACGGCACAGTTGACAGCGAAAACGCAGACATGGACCAAGGCAGA from Yoonia rosea includes the following:
- a CDS encoding alkane 1-monooxygenase is translated as MANSPADLKIGKLPSALPFWLSLGLVPLAVFAAIQGGWAIALLPLSTWYLFTALDYFAGLNTQNPDVETPEGELFWYRLITLLWAPIQLVTLFWIMLYVVQSGHLSRFEEWLLFAALGILSGTIGITYAHELMHQKPKLERWMADILLSSVLYAHFRSEHLLVHHRYIGTPRDPVTARYGESFYRFFPRVLYQSLVSSFKAEKAMLARKELPWFHRSNPFWRYWALEAGFILLAWGIGGWWGVFLFATQAFWAVFQLELVDYVEHYGLTRKHLGDGKYEHVLPRHSWNASQRASNWLLINLQRHSDHHYKPNRRFPLLQTYDDDEAPQLPYGYPLMTMIALVPPAWRKVMNPRVKDWRQRYYPEIRNWKPYKNATNPMPR
- a CDS encoding A/G-specific adenine glycosylase, which gives rise to MPWRVAPADRKAGVLPDPYAVWMSEVMLQQTTVAAVRDYHRKFMTVWPTVRDLAAADDADVMAAWAGLGYYARARNLLKCARAVVADYDGVFPDTYAELLKLPGIGPYTAAAVAAIAFDRPETVVDGNVERVMARLYDIHAPLPGSKAELTARAAELTPQTRPGDYAQAVMDLGATICTPRSPACGICPWRDDCAARIAGTAAELPKKTPKKKTPTRFGIVYVARRTDGAWLLETRPETGLLGGMLGWPGSEWGDNPEPQPPFAADWRELTEEARHTFTHFHLRLKIMVARTGPATQPLRGEFLSQAKFNPTALPTAMRKVFDLASVTLRDD
- a CDS encoding DUF721 domain-containing protein, with amino-acid sequence MKEPRPTSTTRGFSRAATLMQGKVRKASEDRGFAVTRLLTHWAEVVGQATAQIATPVNVSYGKGGMGATLTLLTTGAQAPMLEMQKEQIREKVNACYGYRAISRVRITQTAPTGFAEGRVAFGHAPKVRKTPDPAVQMAAKALSETVENEKLRAALTALGANVLTKQNSHQR
- a CDS encoding DsbA family protein codes for the protein MKRRTLLAAGGSALVALGAGWTLTRPDPATGLLPGAAMAQGTDGALPEVIEMVLGNPDAPVEVIEYASYTCPHCASFHANQYQALKENYIDTGRIRFVYREVYFDRPGLWASMIARCNDTPEFFFAFSELLYTEQRNWLASGDPATIVEELRRLAKTAGMDDAALDACLSDAAKAEALFTWYQENADRDGITGTPSFLIDGQKYSNMAYDEFAAILDGKLG
- a CDS encoding CaiB/BaiF CoA transferase family protein is translated as MKPLAGLKVVELARVLAGPLAGQTLADLGAEVIKVESPQGDDTRQWGPPFVDHEGEQAAAYFHCCNRGKKSVVIDFRTPEGQAQVRRLVADADILIENFKVGGLAKYGLDYDSLSALNPRLIYCSITGFGQTGPYAKRAGYDYIIQGMSGLMSVTGPPDGQPQKVGVAVTDIFTGIYACTGILAAVNQRHTTGKGQHIDMALMDVATAVMTNQAMNYLATGNAPRRMGNAHPNIVPYQVFDCADGHIIVASGNDGQYQHFCVLLGLPELAAHPDYATNAARLKNRDALTAQLTAKTQTWTKADLLAACETHGVPAGPINDLEETFADPQVIHRGMRVDLDGVPSVRLPITFSDADVTPRTASPKLGANQDLLD